From Nicotiana tabacum cultivar K326 chromosome 22, ASM71507v2, whole genome shotgun sequence, one genomic window encodes:
- the LOC142176273 gene encoding uncharacterized protein LOC142176273, whose protein sequence is MKLVDFTKRQLQTMRESKWNSLIEDVSLFCDKNGIVIPKMDEKYALGKSKRKISTVTYSHHLYVEVFCATIDLQLSELNSRFSEVNTSLRLGMTSLSPDDSFANYDKNKIMKLATYYPNEFPASKLEDLSYELDNYIDYVREMDNAFSNLKELGDLSKTLVKTNIYKTWGLVYLLVKLSLILLVATATVERAFSSMKFIKNDLRRIGDDFLNDCLVCFIEDEVFESVSNDAIIDRFQNMTTRRVQLK, encoded by the coding sequence ATGAAACTTGTTGATTTTACAAAGAGGCAATTGCAAACAATGAGAGAATCTAAATGGAATTCTTTGATAGAAGATGTCTCTTTGTTTTGTGATAAGAATGGTATTGTGATCCCAAAAATGGATGAGAAGTATGCACTTGGAAAGTCGAAGCGTAAAATCTCAACTGTTACATATTCCCATCATTTGTACGTAGAGGTTTTTTGTGCTACTATTGATTTGCAACTTTCGGAGCTTAATAGTCGTTTTAGTGAAGTGAATACTTCTCTGCGTCTTGGTATGACTAGTTTGAGTCCCGATGATTCTTTTGCGAATTATGATAAAAACAAGATTATGAAACTTGCTACATATTATCCAAATGAGTTCCCCGCTTCTAAGCTTGAAGATCTTAGTTATGAGCTTGACAACTATATTGACTATGTGCGAGAAATGGACAATGCATTCTCTAACTTGAAAGAGCTGGGTGATCTGTCAAAGACATTggttaaaacaaatatttacaagACATGGGGACTTGTTTATTTACTTGTGAAGCTGAGTTTGATATTACTTGTGGCTACTGCAACGGTTGAAAGAGCTTTTTCTTCAATGAAGTTTATTAAAAATGATTTGCGAAGGATTGGTGATGACTTTTTGAAtgattgtttagtttgttttatagAGGATGAAGTATTTGAAAGTGTATCTAATGATGCGATCATTGATCGTTTTCAAAACATGACAACTCGTCGAGTGCAATTGAAATGA